In Thermoplasmata archaeon, a single genomic region encodes these proteins:
- a CDS encoding NAD/NADP octopine/nopaline dehydrogenase family protein, translating to MKGKRRRKSNAEKPKVAVLGAGHGGLAMAAHISMMGFETRIYTRNEERIRAIQERGGKIELQGVLQGFGDVYATHNLKECLEGVDLIMVVVPAPGHAYYAEHCAPFLEDGQIVILNPGRTGGALEFVNILKAKKCTADVIVGEAQTLIYVSRHTDVAQAHIFQIKNTVACATLPSYRTPEALRIINKIFPQFVPSSNVLETSFDNIGAIFHPGITLLNASRIEDEKSDFEFYIEGVGPTTSRILEGMDNERVKIARALGIRVHTAREWLYLSYDSAGRTLYEAIIGNPAYRGVQAPRTLHHRYLYEDVPYSLVPMEEFGKLTGIETPVISAMITLASELLGTDFRKEGRTLEKMGVKNMSVKKMRMYITTGRY from the coding sequence ATGAAGGGAAAGAGAAGGAGGAAATCTAATGCAGAGAAACCAAAGGTTGCTGTGCTTGGTGCAGGACATGGTGGGCTTGCAATGGCTGCCCACATTTCAATGATGGGTTTTGAAACAAGAATTTATACGAGAAACGAAGAAAGAATAAGGGCTATTCAGGAGCGGGGCGGAAAAATCGAACTCCAGGGAGTATTACAGGGCTTTGGAGATGTGTACGCAACGCACAATCTAAAAGAATGTCTGGAAGGTGTAGATCTGATAATGGTTGTGGTGCCTGCACCTGGTCATGCCTACTATGCAGAGCACTGTGCCCCTTTTCTTGAAGATGGGCAAATTGTTATTCTCAACCCTGGTCGAACAGGTGGTGCCCTTGAATTTGTAAACATTTTGAAGGCGAAGAAGTGCACTGCAGATGTGATTGTGGGCGAAGCTCAAACACTGATTTATGTTTCCAGGCATACAGATGTAGCACAAGCCCACATATTCCAGATTAAAAACACAGTGGCGTGTGCGACACTCCCGAGTTACAGAACACCTGAGGCATTGAGGATAATCAACAAAATTTTTCCACAATTTGTGCCATCCAGCAATGTGCTGGAGACAAGTTTTGATAACATTGGTGCTATTTTTCATCCAGGCATCACATTACTCAATGCCTCCAGAATAGAAGATGAGAAATCTGACTTTGAGTTTTACATAGAAGGTGTAGGCCCTACAACATCCAGAATCCTTGAGGGAATGGACAACGAGAGGGTGAAGATTGCAAGGGCACTTGGAATCAGAGTCCACACCGCAAGGGAATGGCTCTATCTTTCGTATGACAGTGCGGGAAGAACACTGTATGAGGCAATAATTGGAAATCCGGCCTACCGCGGTGTCCAAGCACCAAGAACCCTTCATCATAGATATCTCTACGAAGATGTGCCATACAGCCTTGTGCCTATGGAGGAATTTGGAAAACTCACAGGTATTGAGACACCTGTTATCAGTGCAATGATCACCCTTGCCTCTGAACTCCTTGGCACAGATTTCAGGAAGGAGGGGAGAACACTGGAAAAGATGGGTGTTAAAAACATGAGTGTGAAAAAGATGAGAATGTACATCACAACTGGAAGGTATTGA
- a CDS encoding asparagine synthase-related protein, giving the protein MTGITGVVGSQDEEVVKGMLQKINHRGKKQTVFSDKNLVVGICRHESADAPFFEKSGILCGVDGTAKPEELAMALRNKCLRNIPGSFAGFFAGERFILFRDHFGVKPMYFALSEGKLYFGSEIKCFQGLDAERVEFVKPGEIILWENGKIQRERYYVLRTGEKKISAEECISGILRLLNEGVAYNLSEDTGALLSAGLDSAAIVFLASKRIKKLNTFVAAFEAGSEDALLSEKLASELGLEHTVVEYGLKEMLDVLPEVIYHLESFDFALVRSAIPNYIVVREAAKHVRTLLSGEGGDELFAGYSYLENIPGNLNSELRKLLHTAHNNAFQRDDRMFAAHGVDCRVPFLHLPLVEFAFGIPSEYKIQNGVRKWILRRAIEKAGLPDYIVNREKRKFSDGAGSMFAIEEYVENQISDREFEIARKELRFVRNKEELFYYRIFCSHFDGMEHLVGITERPER; this is encoded by the coding sequence TTGACAGGCATTACTGGTGTTGTTGGCTCGCAGGATGAAGAGGTAGTTAAGGGAATGCTGCAGAAAATTAACCACAGGGGAAAAAAACAGACGGTTTTTTCAGACAAAAACCTGGTTGTGGGTATTTGCAGGCATGAATCTGCAGATGCGCCTTTTTTTGAAAAATCTGGCATTTTGTGCGGTGTTGATGGCACCGCAAAACCAGAAGAACTTGCAATGGCTTTGAGGAATAAGTGTTTGAGGAATATTCCAGGCAGTTTTGCCGGGTTTTTTGCAGGCGAGAGATTCATTCTTTTCAGAGACCATTTTGGAGTTAAGCCAATGTATTTTGCTCTGAGCGAGGGAAAGCTATATTTTGGTTCCGAAATAAAGTGCTTCCAGGGGCTGGACGCAGAAAGGGTTGAGTTTGTGAAGCCAGGAGAAATTATTCTCTGGGAGAACGGAAAAATCCAGAGAGAAAGGTATTATGTGCTGAGGACAGGAGAAAAGAAAATAAGTGCCGAGGAATGCATCTCTGGAATTCTGAGGTTGCTGAATGAGGGAGTCGCTTACAATCTTTCCGAGGACACAGGAGCTTTGCTCAGTGCGGGCCTCGATTCTGCCGCAATTGTGTTTTTAGCATCTAAGCGAATAAAGAAACTCAACACATTCGTGGCTGCGTTCGAAGCTGGAAGTGAAGATGCCTTGCTCTCTGAAAAACTTGCGTCAGAACTCGGGCTTGAGCACACTGTGGTGGAATACGGGCTCAAAGAGATGCTGGATGTGCTCCCTGAGGTAATTTATCATCTTGAATCCTTTGATTTTGCTCTCGTGAGAAGTGCAATTCCAAACTACATTGTGGTGCGGGAGGCAGCGAAGCATGTTCGAACCTTGCTTTCTGGTGAGGGCGGAGATGAACTCTTTGCTGGCTACTCCTACCTTGAGAACATTCCTGGAAACCTCAACTCTGAACTCAGGAAACTGCTTCACACTGCCCACAACAATGCCTTCCAGCGTGATGACAGGATGTTTGCTGCTCATGGTGTTGATTGCAGAGTGCCTTTCCTCCATCTCCCGCTTGTTGAATTCGCCTTTGGAATTCCATCAGAATATAAAATCCAGAATGGTGTGAGGAAATGGATTTTGAGGAGGGCGATTGAAAAAGCAGGGTTGCCAGATTACATCGTAAACAGGGAGAAACGGAAATTTTCAGATGGTGCTGGCTCAATGTTTGCAATTGAGGAGTATGTGGAAAACCAGATTTCAGACAGGGAATTTGAGATTGCGAGAAAAGAGCTGAGATTTGTGAGAAACAAGGAGGAGCTTTTCTATTACAGGATTTTTTGCAGTCATTTTGATGGGATGGAACATCTGGTGGGAATTACTGAAAGACCAGAAAGATGA
- the glmM gene encoding phosphoglucosamine mutase yields MPRLFGTNGIRGVVNADMNIELASGIGRSVGSFLGGSGKVVVGTDTRTSNEMLKDALISGILSTGCDTVDVGIAPSPAIQYAVKTGFGTFGVIITASHNPPQFNGIKCIDADGTELGRDKEEAIEKIYFEKKFVAKPWNEIGKLLTSNGANQNYIDGIISKCDLEAIKKAKLSVLLDCSNGASSFTSPYLLEKLGCRVISLNSHPQGTFPGHESEPTPDNLKDTIKIASALGADLTVVHDGDADRTIFIDEKGQYIYGDKSLALMAREMVKARNGGLVVTPVATSLCFEDAVKPYGGKVLYTRVGAPIVARAMIEHNAVFGGEENGGMIFPEFQYCRDGGMAAAKMVEVLAKTGMKLSELIDSLPKYAQVKTKVECPDAKKEVALKKLVEYYRDEKVDTTDGVKIMFDKAWVLVRPSGTEPIYRVYAEAETMERAKKLSEENKKLIEEIIKSV; encoded by the coding sequence ATGCCGCGATTATTTGGTACGAACGGAATTCGAGGCGTGGTAAACGCAGACATGAACATTGAGTTAGCATCAGGGATTGGTAGGTCTGTTGGTAGCTTCCTCGGTGGAAGTGGAAAAGTTGTTGTGGGCACTGACACACGAACCTCAAATGAGATGCTGAAGGATGCTCTGATCTCAGGTATACTATCAACAGGCTGTGATACAGTAGATGTGGGAATTGCACCATCTCCTGCAATCCAGTATGCTGTGAAAACTGGCTTCGGAACTTTTGGTGTGATAATCACAGCATCACATAACCCTCCCCAGTTCAACGGAATAAAATGTATTGATGCAGATGGAACAGAGTTGGGGAGAGATAAGGAGGAGGCAATAGAGAAGATTTACTTTGAAAAGAAATTTGTTGCAAAACCCTGGAACGAAATTGGCAAACTTTTGACGAGTAACGGTGCTAACCAGAACTACATAGATGGAATTATAAGCAAATGCGATCTGGAGGCGATAAAAAAAGCAAAGTTGAGTGTTTTATTGGATTGCTCAAACGGGGCCTCAAGTTTTACTTCTCCTTACTTGCTCGAGAAACTTGGGTGCAGAGTAATCTCGCTCAATTCTCATCCTCAGGGTACATTTCCGGGCCATGAGTCCGAGCCAACACCCGATAATTTAAAAGATACAATCAAGATTGCATCCGCATTGGGTGCAGACCTCACAGTGGTGCACGACGGAGATGCAGATAGAACAATATTCATTGATGAAAAAGGGCAGTACATTTATGGGGACAAAAGCTTGGCACTGATGGCGAGGGAAATGGTGAAAGCTAGAAACGGTGGACTTGTTGTTACGCCAGTGGCAACTTCTCTCTGTTTTGAAGATGCAGTTAAACCATATGGAGGCAAAGTGCTGTACACTCGGGTAGGAGCACCAATTGTAGCTAGGGCAATGATAGAGCACAATGCAGTATTTGGTGGAGAGGAAAATGGGGGGATGATATTCCCAGAGTTTCAGTATTGTAGAGATGGAGGTATGGCTGCCGCAAAAATGGTGGAAGTGCTAGCAAAAACAGGCATGAAACTCTCTGAACTCATCGATTCCTTGCCAAAGTATGCTCAAGTGAAGACAAAGGTTGAGTGCCCTGATGCAAAAAAGGAGGTAGCATTAAAAAAGCTCGTGGAATATTACAGAGATGAGAAGGTTGACACTACAGATGGTGTAAAAATTATGTTTGACAAGGCCTGGGTGCTTGTGCGACCTTCTGGCACCGAACCTATTTACAGAGTGTATGCAGAAGCTGAAACCATGGAGAGGGCAAAAAAGTTGAGCGAAGAAAATAAAAAGCTGATTGAGGAAATAATAAAGAGTGTTTAA
- a CDS encoding zinc ribbon domain-containing protein codes for MFGKKSALIAGLAGITAILGLSMNASAQYEYLGCMTGALCFLPIIWLVIWILIAIWVYKDAEKRGMSGILWLIIVVLLGLIGLIIYIVVRKPEQPQMPAAPPPPPPAYQQPPPPPPPAYGAPPPPPPAAPGMAPCPYCGTPNPTTATICQKCGARLR; via the coding sequence ATGTTCGGAAAGAAAAGTGCCTTGATCGCAGGACTGGCAGGGATTACAGCGATACTAGGACTGAGCATGAATGCGAGCGCACAATACGAGTATCTTGGATGCATGACAGGAGCTCTATGTTTCCTACCGATTATCTGGCTGGTAATCTGGATCCTCATTGCGATCTGGGTTTACAAGGACGCAGAGAAGAGAGGCATGAGTGGAATACTCTGGCTGATAATTGTAGTGCTTCTCGGACTTATCGGTCTGATAATTTACATTGTGGTCAGGAAGCCAGAGCAACCACAGATGCCAGCAGCACCTCCGCCGCCACCACCCGCATACCAGCAACCCCCACCTCCGCCACCGCCCGCCTACGGAGCACCTCCGCCACCGCCGCCAGCAGCACCAGGCATGGCACCATGCCCGTACTGCGGCACACCGAACCCAACAACAGCAACAATCTGTCAGAAATGCGGTGCAAGGCTAAGGTAA
- a CDS encoding tetratricopeptide repeat protein has product METPFVGREKEIAVLKEVFQQTIKTKKGCVVLISGDTGIGKTRLIRESSKLAEGMGYAILHSQCLDEKALPFLPIIEAFEGYFTKTTHVPKYSPLGLIPGEEEYFELTDLAREKIRMMEVIRARLGEITEMQPVLFILDDIHWADSSSLSLFIYLARNVNNLSIVLMCAYPDEHLKTTPNSYFEEILSQILAAEGVTLLHLSPLVEECTSKILSSILGTWKIPLELVQFVHEKTGGNPLFIEELGRAIKERQLFDVNTRTLTTRLEKIGLPTSMKAIIEFRIKLLNEEERKVLGAAAVIGRIFEYLTLKEVLSMEEGKLHQLLEKLVRLGFFERIPGSQETFRFLHTPVRDIVYSGLTTSRKRVLHRRAGEILEKRYGENVKLHGEIGTHYKIAGEIEKSVKYLMSVAEYSLKNFASKECLIYCNQILEVLERNNDDKVKRSALRKVYRMQGDCHILLGELKDAILYYEEALKYTERCEERAELYIKIGEPCHAIGHCEKALRLLEDAKKMMESVGSIEGLASALMSLGRVYHEMGDLEMAKNRFRECLEICQKLRNEKILGDCFYKMGRLYIDLGELDSGEAYLYRSLAIREKYNHKNGIADAYNALAIISHDMGEIERTLQYYEASRKIYEELGDLVGITRINNNLAVLHVQRGEIQKALALYQKNIEISQRTGDLSIMMYAYRNIGWAYSFEKEFKKAIEFYEKALEIASKIGDKNNISQILNRIAEAYTNLEILDKAYWYAEESLKVAESIESKVNIGEAMWCLAEVHLASRNYGEAEKLLLKVIEIYRSLRNPSYVKDVEFTLGRLYAAMGRAEEAKKYFSSTLEFYRKMGAVGVVKIIEEELQKLDGNEGGKKKNCDTVGT; this is encoded by the coding sequence ATGGAAACACCCTTTGTGGGAAGGGAAAAAGAAATTGCAGTTCTGAAAGAGGTATTTCAGCAAACAATAAAGACGAAAAAAGGGTGCGTGGTCCTAATTTCGGGAGATACTGGTATAGGCAAAACAAGGTTGATTCGGGAATCTTCAAAACTCGCTGAGGGTATGGGTTATGCCATCTTACACAGTCAGTGTCTAGATGAAAAGGCACTTCCTTTTTTGCCAATAATAGAAGCATTTGAAGGATATTTTACGAAAACTACACATGTACCAAAATATTCGCCATTGGGCTTAATTCCCGGCGAAGAGGAGTATTTTGAGCTTACGGACCTTGCGAGAGAAAAAATTAGGATGATGGAGGTAATTAGAGCTAGATTAGGAGAAATTACCGAGATGCAGCCAGTATTGTTCATCCTCGACGATATCCACTGGGCAGATAGCAGCAGCTTAAGCTTATTCATATATCTTGCTAGAAATGTAAATAATCTAAGTATTGTGCTAATGTGTGCATATCCAGATGAGCATTTAAAAACAACTCCAAATTCGTATTTTGAAGAGATACTGTCGCAGATTTTAGCTGCGGAGGGGGTTACTCTCCTCCATCTCAGCCCACTTGTGGAAGAATGCACATCAAAAATTCTTAGTTCAATTTTAGGCACATGGAAAATACCTTTGGAGCTTGTTCAATTTGTTCATGAAAAAACTGGTGGGAATCCCCTTTTTATTGAAGAACTCGGTAGAGCAATAAAGGAACGACAGCTTTTTGATGTTAACACACGGACCTTAACAACCCGGTTAGAAAAGATAGGGTTGCCCACCTCCATGAAGGCAATAATTGAGTTTAGGATAAAATTGCTTAATGAGGAAGAAAGGAAGGTTTTAGGAGCTGCAGCGGTAATTGGCAGAATCTTTGAATATCTGACGTTAAAAGAAGTTCTGAGCATGGAAGAAGGGAAATTGCACCAACTCCTTGAAAAACTTGTGCGTCTGGGTTTTTTCGAAAGAATTCCTGGAAGCCAGGAAACATTTAGATTTTTGCATACTCCTGTTCGTGATATAGTTTACTCAGGACTGACAACTTCAAGAAAGCGCGTTCTTCATAGGCGAGCTGGCGAAATCCTAGAAAAGAGGTACGGAGAGAATGTGAAACTACATGGAGAAATTGGAACACATTATAAAATTGCTGGTGAGATTGAGAAAAGCGTGAAATACCTTATGAGTGTAGCAGAATACTCCCTGAAAAATTTTGCATCTAAGGAATGCCTTATTTACTGCAACCAAATCCTCGAAGTTCTAGAGAGGAATAATGATGACAAGGTAAAACGAAGTGCCCTTAGAAAGGTATATAGAATGCAGGGTGATTGTCATATCCTACTTGGGGAATTAAAAGATGCGATTTTGTACTACGAAGAGGCTTTGAAATACACAGAAAGATGTGAAGAGAGAGCTGAGCTTTACATAAAAATTGGTGAACCGTGCCATGCAATTGGCCATTGCGAGAAGGCACTCAGACTCCTGGAAGATGCAAAGAAGATGATGGAAAGTGTGGGTTCTATAGAGGGCTTGGCATCTGCATTGATGAGTTTGGGGAGGGTTTACCATGAGATGGGCGATTTGGAGATGGCAAAGAATAGGTTCAGGGAGTGCTTAGAGATTTGCCAGAAATTGAGGAATGAGAAGATACTTGGTGATTGCTTTTACAAGATGGGGCGGCTGTACATTGATCTCGGTGAGTTAGACAGTGGTGAAGCATACCTTTACAGGTCGCTTGCAATTAGGGAAAAGTATAATCACAAGAATGGAATTGCTGATGCCTACAATGCCCTAGCGATAATTTCCCATGATATGGGAGAGATAGAGAGAACTCTCCAGTATTATGAGGCTTCTAGAAAAATTTACGAAGAGCTTGGGGACCTCGTGGGCATTACCAGGATTAACAATAATCTTGCAGTTCTTCATGTGCAAAGGGGAGAGATCCAGAAGGCGCTGGCACTCTATCAAAAAAACATAGAAATTTCCCAGAGAACTGGTGACCTTTCTATTATGATGTATGCCTACCGTAACATTGGTTGGGCATACAGTTTTGAGAAGGAATTTAAAAAGGCAATTGAATTTTATGAGAAGGCCTTAGAAATTGCTAGTAAAATTGGAGACAAAAACAATATATCGCAGATTTTGAATAGAATAGCGGAGGCCTATACAAATCTTGAGATACTGGATAAAGCATATTGGTATGCAGAGGAAAGTTTAAAAGTGGCTGAATCTATAGAAAGCAAGGTCAATATCGGGGAAGCAATGTGGTGTTTAGCTGAGGTGCATCTTGCTTCTAGGAACTATGGAGAGGCCGAGAAACTGTTGCTGAAGGTAATAGAGATCTATCGCTCACTACGAAATCCCAGTTATGTGAAAGATGTGGAATTCACTCTTGGGAGGTTGTATGCAGCAATGGGTAGGGCTGAAGAGGCAAAAAAATACTTTAGCAGCACCCTGGAATTTTACAGAAAGATGGGTGCAGTTGGGGTTGTAAAAATTATAGAAGAGGAACTTCAGAAGTTAGATGGGAATGAGGGAGGTAAGAAGAAAAACTGTGATACTGTAGGGACCTGA
- a CDS encoding cobalamin B12-binding domain-containing protein, translating into MRRIVGATLGNCIHVMGLHRFLELAASVGYKTEFLGQCIPVEKIIDYCKREKPDIVALSYRLTPESAELIFREIKDARERMQLPCMFIFGGTPSVAEMAKASGAFDKVFSKESPIDIIAFLKGVAQGMAKKPRAQTLAERISESYPMPLIRHHFGRPTLEETVEGAGKIAEAEVLDILSIGPDQNAQEFFFEPEKMDKTHDGAGGVPLRKPEDLSAIYEASRKGNFPLVRCYSGTTHLMDWAKLLKERINNAWGAIPICWYSELDGRSKRRLREAIVENMAVIKWHAENGIPVEVNESHQWALRYCSDVIEVATGYIASYIAKKLGVKHYVMQYMFNTPPGISPAMDLAKMLAKLELVESLADENFVVFRMVRTGLASLSADFAVAKGQMASSVFFAMTLKPHIVHVVGFSEGDHAAIADEVIESCKIARGAIENALLGLPDFSTDRNVKERKEKIKSEVAVLLDAIKTLGDGSEVSLTNPDVIVKAVKFGYLDAPQLKGRECVPGRDVTRIINGACVSVDPETGVPVSERDRIRRITG; encoded by the coding sequence ATGCGGAGAATTGTTGGTGCCACGCTTGGAAACTGCATCCATGTGATGGGCTTGCATAGGTTTCTTGAACTTGCTGCCTCGGTTGGCTATAAAACCGAGTTTCTTGGTCAGTGCATCCCTGTGGAAAAGATAATTGATTACTGTAAAAGAGAAAAGCCAGATATCGTGGCATTGAGTTATCGTCTCACACCAGAATCTGCTGAACTAATTTTCAGGGAGATTAAGGATGCAAGGGAAAGGATGCAATTACCATGCATGTTCATTTTTGGCGGCACACCTTCAGTTGCAGAAATGGCAAAAGCATCAGGTGCATTTGATAAGGTATTTTCAAAAGAAAGCCCGATCGACATAATTGCCTTTCTTAAAGGTGTGGCTCAAGGTATGGCTAAAAAACCCAGAGCCCAGACACTCGCTGAACGAATCTCAGAGAGCTATCCCATGCCCCTTATCAGGCACCATTTTGGAAGACCCACACTTGAGGAAACTGTGGAGGGTGCTGGGAAAATTGCTGAAGCGGAGGTGCTGGACATTCTTTCAATTGGCCCAGATCAGAATGCACAGGAATTTTTCTTTGAACCAGAAAAAATGGATAAAACCCATGATGGTGCAGGCGGTGTGCCGTTGAGGAAGCCAGAGGACTTGAGTGCAATTTATGAGGCAAGCAGAAAGGGGAATTTTCCACTTGTGCGCTGTTACAGTGGAACCACACATCTTATGGACTGGGCAAAGTTGTTGAAGGAAAGAATCAATAATGCTTGGGGTGCAATTCCGATTTGCTGGTATAGCGAACTGGATGGAAGGAGTAAGAGAAGGTTGAGAGAAGCAATTGTTGAGAATATGGCTGTGATTAAGTGGCATGCTGAGAACGGAATCCCAGTTGAGGTAAACGAATCCCATCAATGGGCATTGAGGTATTGTTCTGATGTGATTGAGGTTGCAACTGGCTACATCGCAAGCTATATTGCTAAAAAGCTGGGAGTGAAGCACTATGTGATGCAATATATGTTTAACACACCACCTGGAATTTCTCCCGCTATGGATCTGGCAAAGATGCTTGCGAAGCTTGAACTTGTGGAGTCGCTTGCTGATGAGAATTTTGTAGTCTTCAGGATGGTACGCACTGGACTTGCAAGCCTTTCAGCAGATTTTGCAGTTGCCAAAGGACAAATGGCTTCCTCTGTTTTCTTTGCAATGACACTCAAGCCCCACATAGTGCATGTTGTAGGTTTCTCTGAAGGAGACCACGCAGCGATTGCAGATGAGGTTATAGAGAGTTGCAAAATTGCCAGAGGCGCGATAGAAAATGCATTGCTTGGATTACCCGACTTTAGCACTGATAGGAATGTCAAGGAGCGAAAGGAGAAGATTAAGAGTGAGGTAGCTGTGTTGCTTGATGCAATAAAAACCCTGGGTGATGGGAGCGAAGTCTCACTTACGAATCCAGATGTTATTGTAAAGGCAGTGAAGTTTGGATATCTGGATGCACCACAGTTAAAGGGAAGAGAATGTGTTCCTGGCAGGGATGTGACCAGAATAATCAATGGTGCCTGTGTTTCCGTTGACCCTGAAACAGGGGTACCAGTTTCGGAAAGAGACAGGATTAGAAGGATTACGGGGTGA
- a CDS encoding FAD-dependent oxidoreductase yields MNQSKKLAIVGGGAAALSAAMNARKENREIQITMFSDEKVLPYSRCGLPFTIDGEIADAKNLITQKDNFFKIIKVSTRLRCRVTSIDPEARKIIFIDESQKENSENYDALILCTGAKPVLPKIPGIDKKGVFALRTIEDAININARVKQAKRAVVVGAGLIGLETAYALKKAGINVCVIELLESVLKPILDEDMGKLVKEKIEKHGIKFHLGKKVTAVEGEENVSKVIVGTEEFPCDILVFATGVKPDVELAKNAGIEIGETGGIKVNERMETNKKGIYAAGDCVETLHRVTGKPVLSMLGTAAVRQGKVAGVNAAGGNVCYRGTLNATVSKVFDTEIGFVGITEWQARNIGMETISVAVPWKTRAEYFPGASEIKLKLVFLKENLRLIGGEVVTNEGATGYVNLLSLAIDKGLGASDLVHLDTCYSPPVSDVWNPVCIAAELALKKA; encoded by the coding sequence ATGAACCAATCCAAGAAATTAGCTATCGTAGGAGGAGGTGCAGCAGCTCTCTCTGCGGCCATGAATGCAAGGAAAGAAAATCGTGAAATCCAGATTACAATGTTTTCAGACGAAAAAGTGCTTCCTTATTCGCGATGCGGCCTTCCATTTACAATAGATGGTGAAATTGCAGATGCAAAAAACCTCATTACCCAGAAGGATAACTTTTTCAAAATCATTAAGGTGAGTACGAGATTGAGATGTAGAGTAACTAGCATAGACCCAGAGGCAAGAAAAATTATATTTATTGATGAAAGCCAAAAGGAAAATTCTGAGAATTATGATGCACTTATTCTTTGCACAGGTGCGAAACCGGTACTGCCAAAAATTCCCGGTATTGATAAAAAAGGGGTTTTTGCACTTCGAACGATAGAAGATGCAATCAATATAAATGCGAGAGTAAAACAGGCGAAAAGAGCTGTTGTAGTGGGTGCTGGCTTAATAGGACTGGAAACTGCATATGCATTGAAGAAAGCTGGAATTAATGTGTGTGTGATAGAATTACTCGAGAGTGTTCTCAAGCCCATACTCGATGAAGACATGGGAAAACTTGTCAAGGAAAAAATTGAGAAACATGGAATTAAGTTTCATTTAGGCAAGAAGGTTACAGCAGTAGAAGGCGAAGAAAATGTGAGCAAAGTAATAGTGGGAACTGAAGAGTTTCCATGTGACATTCTTGTCTTTGCTACAGGAGTAAAGCCTGATGTAGAACTGGCAAAAAATGCGGGCATTGAGATTGGGGAGACGGGAGGCATAAAAGTTAACGAGAGAATGGAAACAAATAAGAAAGGCATCTATGCGGCCGGAGATTGTGTTGAAACACTGCACAGGGTTACTGGTAAACCAGTGCTATCAATGCTAGGCACCGCAGCGGTAAGACAGGGGAAGGTTGCAGGAGTGAACGCAGCTGGAGGAAATGTGTGCTACCGTGGAACACTGAATGCAACGGTGAGCAAGGTTTTTGATACAGAGATAGGATTTGTGGGGATTACTGAATGGCAAGCAAGAAACATAGGGATGGAAACAATTTCTGTTGCTGTCCCCTGGAAAACACGCGCCGAGTATTTTCCTGGTGCTAGCGAGATCAAACTTAAGCTCGTGTTTCTAAAGGAGAATCTGAGGCTGATAGGGGGAGAAGTTGTTACAAATGAGGGTGCGACTGGCTATGTGAACTTGCTTTCATTGGCAATAGATAAGGGGTTAGGTGCAAGTGATTTAGTACATTTGGACACTTGCTACTCTCCACCAGTTTCTGATGTCTGGAATCCTGTTTGCATAGCTGCAGAACTTGCGTTAAAGAAAGCGTAG